A window of the bacterium genome harbors these coding sequences:
- a CDS encoding RluA family pseudouridine synthase — translation MKTLKIGSEESDSSQRSEVEPVVLLEEDDFLVCIKPPGLSTTRQEGEPPGSSVAGWLARFHPKCEESSSMSRSSEARYNADCGVCHRLDRETSGLLLVAKNPFFYEHLRKDFHDGKIEKRYLCVVEGKITKPTTLNGYLYGRYRRSQKVLVSERKVPRSEHSTLTLAPKEHLTDRDDPKNLSSLLRINLITGFRHQIRAQLAHLGHPLVGDALYGSTLKLENFLSDIAPFQNCSRPFALHAEHMAFYHPRTRKRIEISSPFSFASHEKESRL, via the coding sequence ATGAAGACCCTCAAAATAGGTAGCGAAGAGTCCGATTCGAGCCAGAGGAGCGAGGTCGAGCCAGTTGTTCTCCTCGAGGAAGACGACTTTCTTGTCTGTATTAAACCACCAGGGCTATCCACAACACGTCAGGAGGGAGAGCCCCCTGGCAGCTCTGTAGCGGGGTGGCTTGCTCGCTTCCATCCGAAATGTGAAGAATCTTCGAGCATGAGCCGCTCTTCCGAGGCGCGCTATAATGCCGACTGTGGAGTCTGTCACCGACTTGACCGGGAAACATCCGGCCTCTTGCTCGTTGCAAAGAATCCGTTTTTTTATGAGCACCTTCGAAAAGACTTTCACGATGGGAAAATAGAAAAAAGATATCTCTGTGTCGTTGAGGGCAAAATCACCAAGCCGACTACCCTTAATGGATATCTGTATGGACGATATCGCCGGTCGCAAAAAGTCCTTGTGTCTGAACGAAAAGTTCCGCGCTCCGAGCACTCTACCTTAACTCTTGCTCCCAAAGAGCACCTCACCGATAGAGATGATCCGAAAAATCTCTCTTCTCTTCTTCGTATAAACCTAATCACTGGATTTCGGCACCAGATTCGAGCTCAGCTAGCGCACTTGGGACATCCGCTTGTTGGTGATGCTCTTTATGGCTCCACATTGAAACTCGAAAATTTTCTGAGTGACATAGCGCCTTTTCAGAATTGCTCAAGGCCATTTGCGCTGCACGCTGAACACATGGCCTTCTATCATCCGCGCACCCGTAAAAGAATCGAAATATCCAGCCCCTTCTCGTTCGCCTCCCATGAGAAGGAATCAAGGCTCTAA